A stretch of the Desulfobacter sp. genome encodes the following:
- a CDS encoding MmgE/PrpD family protein, whose product MRSNPSVFGLSRDLARYAVSFSLDQTPCEVIDYAQYLILDLLGAALAGVATPEAKAAQNAVRMLAGQGPCTLWGTPHHTTAGGAALANGICAHARELDDFGGVDHTGAVVIPALGALAQFLLGLTGKAFLESMIIGYEVGRRVLDACGGYRPHNHEDGFHSTGTIGSFAAAAAAARAMNLDEDQTVWAMGLAGSFTGGTWAFARDGAMGKRFHAGWAAETGVTAAVLASQGFTGPEFIFEAEWGGFFSTYARSASCPEKLVQDLGTTFAIMRTGIKPYAACRDIHSSLDVVLRARDKHRLLPEDIQEILVRATPETFQMVGQNPYPETRPQAQLSLSYSLAAAMVTGRAFVEEFEEAMIENFDVQEMARRVRVVEDKGLPFDSEPHIRILTRAGHTFAGHVAQASGSHLNPLAPDKIIEKFDSLTHPLLPGHAGRALKAAVFSIDKLPDAGRLFSLLEI is encoded by the coding sequence ATGAGATCTAACCCTTCAGTGTTCGGACTTTCCAGGGATCTTGCCCGGTATGCGGTCTCATTTTCCCTTGACCAGACGCCCTGTGAGGTGATTGATTATGCCCAATACCTGATCCTGGACCTTTTAGGCGCAGCCCTGGCTGGGGTTGCCACTCCCGAGGCCAAAGCCGCTCAAAATGCCGTGCGCATGCTGGCTGGTCAAGGACCCTGCACCCTCTGGGGAACCCCCCACCATACCACAGCCGGGGGCGCTGCCCTGGCCAATGGAATTTGTGCCCATGCCAGGGAATTGGATGATTTCGGGGGGGTGGATCACACCGGCGCCGTGGTGATCCCGGCCCTTGGGGCCCTGGCCCAATTTTTGCTGGGCCTGACAGGCAAGGCGTTTCTTGAATCCATGATTATCGGGTATGAGGTGGGTCGCCGCGTTTTGGATGCCTGCGGGGGATATAGGCCCCACAACCATGAAGACGGGTTTCATTCCACAGGAACCATTGGCAGCTTTGCCGCTGCGGCTGCCGCGGCCCGGGCCATGAACCTGGATGAGGACCAGACGGTCTGGGCCATGGGCCTTGCCGGCAGTTTTACCGGCGGCACCTGGGCCTTTGCCCGGGACGGGGCCATGGGCAAACGCTTCCATGCGGGCTGGGCTGCAGAAACCGGGGTTACCGCAGCCGTTCTCGCCTCCCAGGGGTTTACCGGCCCGGAATTTATATTTGAAGCAGAATGGGGCGGTTTTTTCTCCACCTATGCCAGATCCGCTTCCTGTCCTGAAAAACTGGTTCAAGACCTGGGAACCACCTTTGCCATCATGAGAACTGGCATCAAACCCTATGCTGCCTGCCGGGATATTCATTCCAGCCTTGATGTGGTCCTCAGGGCCCGTGATAAACACAGACTTTTGCCGGAAGATATCCAGGAGATTCTGGTTCGAGCCACCCCTGAAACCTTTCAGATGGTGGGGCAGAACCCTTACCCTGAAACCCGGCCCCAGGCACAGCTGAGCCTTTCTTACAGCCTGGCTGCGGCCATGGTTACAGGCCGCGCCTTTGTTGAAGAATTTGAAGAGGCCATGATTGAAAATTTTGATGTGCAGGAGATGGCCAGGCGGGTGAGGGTGGTGGAAGATAAGGGCCTGCCCTTTGATTCAGAACCCCATATCCGTATCCTTACCCGGGCCGGCCACACCTTTGCCGGTCATGTGGCCCAGGCCTCGGGCAGCCACTTGAATCCTCTGGCCCCGGATAAAATTATTGAAAAATTTGACAGCCTGACCCACCCCCTTTTGCCCGGCCATGCGGGCCGGGCATTGAAGGCGGCTGTATTCTCCATTGACAAGTTGCCAGATGCCGGAAGGCTTTTCAGCCTTCTTGAAATTTAA
- a CDS encoding IS4 family transposase, with protein MTHISVPKKQLRSLNFDNFRCPLIKSLSKAPELQSRGDRPLKMTFEDQINALVYFHLQEHKSARHLIQDLKENVFAKENIAPDGGISRSSFCEAINHRGLEQLQFIFEDLYKQALECHPGEHAELGELVSIDGSLINAVLSMHWANYRKGSKKAKVHCGFDINHGIPNKIFLTEGNGAERTFVPKILSKGQTGVMDRGYQSHKEFDLLQEQGKHFVCRIKTRTTRTIIDNHETPSDSYIFYDALVKLGTPNQNQTKRPVRVVGYKIAGVKYYVATDRHDLTAEQIATIYKLRWTIEDFFKWWKEHLKVYHLIARSEYGLMVQILGGLITYLLLAIHCQKQFNEKVTIKRVRQLRTAILNDLFGCEEQGSHSSNRDNIVKDQKIIEQAKT; from the coding sequence ATGACGCACATCTCAGTCCCTAAAAAACAACTACGGTCCCTGAACTTTGACAATTTCAGGTGCCCTCTGATAAAGTCACTTTCAAAAGCACCGGAATTACAATCTCGAGGAGACCGCCCTTTAAAAATGACATTCGAAGACCAGATAAATGCTTTGGTTTATTTCCATCTTCAGGAGCACAAGTCTGCCCGACATTTAATTCAGGATCTCAAGGAGAATGTTTTTGCTAAAGAAAATATTGCGCCAGACGGTGGTATCAGCCGTAGTAGTTTCTGTGAAGCCATCAATCACAGGGGACTCGAACAACTGCAATTTATCTTTGAGGATCTTTATAAACAGGCTCTTGAGTGTCATCCGGGTGAACACGCCGAGTTAGGAGAGTTGGTTTCCATTGACGGTAGTCTCATAAATGCAGTCCTTTCAATGCACTGGGCGAACTACAGAAAAGGAAGTAAAAAAGCCAAAGTACATTGCGGATTTGACATTAATCACGGAATCCCAAACAAAATCTTTTTGACTGAAGGCAACGGCGCTGAACGCACTTTTGTTCCCAAAATACTTTCCAAGGGGCAAACAGGTGTTATGGATCGTGGATATCAATCCCATAAAGAATTTGACCTGCTTCAGGAGCAAGGCAAACATTTTGTCTGCCGTATAAAAACCAGGACAACAAGAACAATTATTGATAACCACGAGACCCCTTCCGACAGCTACATTTTTTATGATGCACTGGTTAAACTTGGTACTCCGAATCAAAACCAGACGAAAAGGCCTGTTCGGGTTGTTGGCTATAAAATTGCTGGCGTCAAATACTATGTGGCAACTGACAGGCATGATTTAACAGCGGAACAAATAGCAACAATTTATAAACTCCGGTGGACCATTGAGGATTTTTTCAAATGGTGGAAAGAACATCTGAAGGTATATCATCTCATTGCCCGCAGTGAATACGGCCTTATGGTTCAGATTCTTGGCGGCCTTATCACTTACCTGTTACTGGCAATCCATTGCCAAAAACAGTTTAATGAAAAGGTCACGATCAAAAGAGTTCGGCAGCTGCGAACCGCCATTCTAAATGACCTTTTTGGCTGCGAGGAGCAGGGCTCTCATAGTTCAAACAGGGACAATATTGTCAAAGATCAAAAAATTATTGAGCAAGCAAAAACCTAA
- a CDS encoding IS256 family transposase, producing the protein MTEENTEFDFQKALKGIQEGKPFTGKGGVLTSLIKNLAEAALEGELESHLGQEVSANRRNGKSKKTIKSLDGKFELKTPRDRAGTFSPQIVKKHQTTLSDEIERKIIALYGLGMSYNDMASHLQEIYGLEISNATLSTITDKIIHTVKEWQARPLENVYPIVWLDAIHYKVRENGKVGSKAVYTILGVNIEGRKEVLGLYISENEGANFWLQVLTDLSNRGVKDILIACVDGLKGFPEAIETIFPDTEVQLCVVHQIRNSLKYVGSKNKKEFMADLKRVYKAVNKDLAEEELDILENKWNDKYPIVIKSWRNNWERLSHFFKYPEEIRRIIYTTNTIEAVHRQFRKLTKTKGSFPNQDSLLKLLYMGIQNASKKWTMPIQNWSLTISQLAIFFEGRLDKELGI; encoded by the coding sequence ATGACCGAAGAAAACACCGAATTTGATTTTCAAAAAGCCCTTAAAGGCATCCAGGAAGGTAAACCCTTCACAGGTAAGGGCGGCGTCCTTACATCATTAATCAAAAATCTTGCTGAAGCTGCTCTTGAAGGAGAGTTGGAGTCCCATCTCGGGCAGGAAGTTTCTGCCAACCGCCGTAATGGAAAAAGCAAAAAGACCATTAAATCCCTGGATGGTAAATTTGAGCTAAAAACCCCGCGTGACAGGGCCGGAACCTTCTCTCCACAGATCGTCAAAAAACATCAGACAACGCTCAGCGATGAAATTGAAAGAAAGATAATAGCCCTTTACGGCCTGGGCATGAGTTATAATGATATGGCTTCCCATTTACAGGAAATCTATGGACTTGAGATTTCAAATGCCACTCTGAGCACCATTACCGATAAAATCATCCATACCGTCAAAGAATGGCAGGCCAGGCCGTTGGAAAATGTGTACCCAATCGTATGGCTTGATGCCATACATTATAAAGTACGAGAAAACGGAAAGGTCGGCAGCAAAGCCGTTTACACAATTCTTGGGGTGAATATCGAGGGCCGCAAAGAGGTTCTTGGGCTGTACATATCCGAGAATGAGGGTGCGAACTTCTGGCTGCAGGTGTTAACAGACCTTTCAAACCGAGGGGTAAAAGATATCCTGATTGCCTGTGTTGATGGTCTAAAAGGTTTTCCCGAGGCCATTGAGACCATATTCCCGGACACAGAAGTTCAACTCTGCGTAGTCCACCAGATCCGAAATTCATTGAAATACGTTGGTTCCAAAAATAAAAAGGAATTTATGGCAGATCTAAAACGTGTTTATAAAGCGGTCAATAAGGATCTGGCCGAAGAAGAACTGGATATCTTGGAAAATAAATGGAATGACAAATACCCGATTGTGATAAAATCCTGGCGGAACAACTGGGAACGCCTCAGTCATTTCTTTAAATATCCAGAAGAGATTCGACGGATAATATACACCACAAATACCATTGAGGCTGTGCATCGACAGTTTCGAAAACTGACCAAAACAAAGGGATCATTCCCGAACCAGGACAGCCTGTTAAAGCTGCTTTACATGGGGATCCAGAACGCCAGTAAAAAATGGACAATGCCGATTCAAAATTGGTCACTGACAATTTCCCAGTTGGCAATTTTCTTTGAAGGCCGGCTGGATAAAGAGCTGGGAATTTGA
- a CDS encoding IS256 family transposase, giving the protein MTEENTEFDFQKALKGIQEGKPFTGKGGVLTSLIKNLAEAALEGELESHLGQEVSANRRNGKSKKTIKSLDGKFELETPRDRAGTFSPQIVKKHQTTLSDEIERKIIALYGLGMSYNDMASHLQEIYGLEISNATLSTITDKIIYTVKEWQARPLENVYPIIWLDAIHYKVRENGKVASKAVYTILGVNIEGRKEVLGLYISENEGANFWLQVLTDLSNRGVKDILIACVDGLKGFPEAIETIFPDTEVQLCVVHQIRNSLKYVGSKNKKEFMADLKRVYKAVNKDLAEEELDILENKWNDKYPIVIKSWRNNWERLSHFFKYPEEIRRIIYTTNTIEAVHRQFRKLTKTKGSFPNQDSLLKLLYMGIQNASKKWTMPIQNWSLTISQLAIFFEGRLDKELGI; this is encoded by the coding sequence ATGACCGAAGAAAACACCGAATTTGATTTTCAAAAAGCCCTTAAAGGCATCCAGGAAGGTAAACCCTTCACAGGTAAGGGCGGCGTCCTTACATCATTAATCAAAAATCTTGCTGAAGCTGCTCTTGAAGGAGAGTTGGAGTCCCATCTCGGGCAGGAAGTTTCTGCCAACCGCCGTAATGGAAAAAGCAAAAAGACCATTAAATCCCTGGATGGTAAATTTGAGCTGGAAACCCCGCGTGACAGGGCCGGAACCTTCTCTCCACAGATCGTCAAAAAACATCAGACAACGCTCAGCGATGAAATTGAAAGAAAGATAATAGCCCTTTACGGCCTGGGCATGAGTTATAATGATATGGCTTCCCATTTACAGGAAATCTATGGACTTGAGATTTCAAATGCCACTCTGAGCACCATTACCGATAAAATCATCTATACCGTCAAAGAATGGCAGGCCAGGCCGTTGGAAAATGTGTACCCAATCATATGGCTTGATGCCATACATTATAAAGTACGAGAAAACGGAAAGGTCGCCAGCAAAGCCGTTTACACAATTCTTGGGGTGAATATCGAGGGCCGCAAAGAGGTTCTTGGGCTGTACATATCCGAGAATGAGGGTGCGAACTTCTGGCTGCAGGTGTTAACAGACCTTTCAAACCGAGGGGTAAAAGATATCCTGATTGCCTGTGTTGATGGTCTAAAAGGTTTTCCCGAGGCCATTGAGACCATATTCCCGGACACAGAAGTTCAACTCTGCGTAGTCCACCAGATCCGAAATTCATTGAAATACGTTGGTTCCAAAAATAAAAAGGAATTTATGGCAGATCTAAAACGTGTTTATAAAGCGGTCAATAAGGATCTGGCCGAAGAAGAACTGGATATCTTGGAAAATAAATGGAATGACAAATACCCGATTGTGATAAAATCCTGGCGGAACAACTGGGAACGCCTCAGTCATTTCTTTAAATATCCAGAAGAGATTCGACGGATAATATACACCACAAATACCATTGAGGCTGTGCATCGACAGTTTCGAAAACTGACCAAAACAAAGGGATCATTCCCGAACCAGGACAGCCTGTTAAAGCTGCTTTACATGGGGATCCAGAACGCCAGTAAAAAATGGACAATGCCGATTCAAAATTGGTCACTGACAATTTCCCAGTTGGCAATTTTTTTTGAAGGCCGGCTGGATAAAGAGCTGGGAATTTGA
- a CDS encoding aminotransferase class III-fold pyridoxal phosphate-dependent enzyme: MIPNIVDAQGVYQVDENGKQYMDLESGVWCTSLGHNHPLINTAIKNQLDAIVHAGFCYSSKIVQEAAALILSITGFKNGKSVFLCSGSEAIELTRQIARHLTGKKISMTLHDSYLGSYSSATNREHGWFIFNWEDCKSCQRQNECDTSCALLQAIPKEISEFIFEPGSSSGFVRFPPKALIQNIVKIVQKNKGKIIANEVTTGIGRTGEWFGYNHYAIEPDMVAMGKGVGNGYPVSVAAMNEKTINELESTPGSSHVTFIKIRPYPAGIGEGDSVKS, translated from the coding sequence ATGATTCCCAATATTGTTGATGCACAAGGTGTTTATCAGGTTGATGAAAACGGAAAACAATACATGGATTTAGAATCAGGGGTCTGGTGCACATCCCTCGGGCACAATCATCCTTTGATCAACACGGCCATAAAAAATCAATTGGATGCCATAGTGCATGCCGGGTTTTGCTATTCCAGCAAAATTGTTCAGGAGGCCGCCGCCTTGATCTTATCAATCACAGGGTTTAAAAATGGAAAATCTGTATTCCTATGCTCCGGCAGCGAGGCCATTGAGCTAACAAGGCAGATCGCCAGGCACCTGACCGGGAAAAAAATATCCATGACACTCCATGACTCATATCTTGGGTCCTATAGTTCAGCCACCAACAGAGAACACGGATGGTTTATTTTTAACTGGGAAGACTGCAAATCCTGCCAAAGACAAAACGAGTGTGATACCTCCTGCGCCCTGTTACAGGCTATCCCCAAAGAGATTTCCGAATTTATTTTTGAACCTGGCAGTTCCTCGGGCTTTGTCAGGTTTCCGCCCAAAGCCCTGATACAAAATATTGTCAAAATCGTACAAAAAAATAAGGGCAAAATCATTGCCAATGAAGTCACCACGGGAATCGGACGGACAGGGGAATGGTTCGGGTATAATCATTACGCGATAGAGCCGGATATGGTTGCCATGGGCAAGGGGGTTGGGAATGGATATCCTGTCAGTGTGGCAGCCATGAATGAAAAAACAATAAACGAGCTGGAGAGCACCCCAGGGTCATCGCATGTAACTTTTATTAAGATTCGTCCTTACCCGGCTGGAATAGGTGAGGGGGATTCCGTTAAATCTTAA
- a CDS encoding ISAs1 family transposase, which yields MNEKKSLETFFDNIQDPRHHNKLHNLIDVVIIAICAVVAGADTYEQIENFGKKRKRWLSKFLSLPHGIPSHDTFGRIFERMNPNEFQSSFMHWVQSVAKMTKGQVIAIDGKTLRRSHDTSNDKKAIHMISAWASSNKVVLGQLKTEEKSNEITAIPNLLKLLDISGCIITIDAMGTQKKIAETIINKGCDYVLALKENHKTLHDEAVLFFNKMEEMKNQGYQFNEQTSVDGGHGRVETRRAVITSDIDWFEDKKSWKGLKSIGMIESTREMDGQISHEKRYYISSLDSDPNIFGNAVRRHWGIENSVHWVLDIAFREDESRVRKGNSPENFAAIRHIALNLLRNNKTFKGSVKTKRLNAAMDIKYLEEVMFG from the coding sequence ATGAACGAAAAAAAATCTCTTGAAACTTTTTTTGACAATATTCAGGACCCCAGACACCACAATAAGCTTCATAATTTAATTGATGTCGTCATCATCGCAATTTGTGCGGTAGTTGCTGGCGCAGACACTTATGAGCAAATTGAAAACTTTGGCAAAAAGAGAAAAAGGTGGTTGTCAAAATTTCTAAGCCTTCCCCATGGGATACCCTCCCATGACACCTTTGGCAGAATTTTTGAAAGGATGAACCCGAATGAATTTCAGAGCAGTTTTATGCACTGGGTTCAGTCGGTTGCAAAGATGACCAAAGGTCAAGTCATTGCAATCGACGGCAAAACTCTAAGGCGTTCACACGATACCTCCAATGATAAGAAAGCCATTCATATGATCAGTGCGTGGGCTTCGTCTAATAAAGTGGTTTTAGGGCAATTAAAAACCGAAGAAAAATCAAATGAAATTACGGCCATTCCAAATCTTTTAAAACTTTTAGATATCTCGGGCTGCATTATAACCATTGATGCCATGGGCACTCAAAAGAAAATCGCTGAAACCATAATAAACAAAGGGTGTGACTATGTCCTTGCCCTGAAAGAAAATCATAAAACCTTGCATGATGAAGCGGTACTTTTTTTCAATAAAATGGAAGAAATGAAAAATCAGGGGTACCAGTTTAATGAACAGACCAGTGTTGACGGAGGGCACGGTCGAGTCGAAACGCGCAGGGCTGTGATAACCTCTGATATTGATTGGTTTGAAGATAAAAAAAGTTGGAAAGGTTTGAAAAGTATTGGAATGATTGAATCCACCCGGGAAATGGACGGCCAGATCAGTCATGAAAAGCGATATTATATATCGAGCCTGGATAGCGACCCCAATATTTTTGGTAATGCTGTCAGGAGGCATTGGGGAATTGAAAATTCAGTGCATTGGGTATTGGATATTGCGTTCCGTGAAGACGAAAGCAGAGTCAGAAAGGGGAACTCTCCTGAGAATTTTGCAGCGATTCGGCACATTGCATTAAATTTATTACGGAACAATAAGACATTTAAAGGGAGTGTAAAAACCAAAAGGTTGAATGCTGCTATGGATATCAAATATCTGGAGGAAGTTATGTTTGGATGA
- a CDS encoding DEAD/DEAH box helicase — translation MSFNELGLRAELLKAVKSKGYKAPTPIQTRVIPVILNNRDVLARAQTGTGKTDAFALPLVDLLSREQVNKRHPRVLVLAPTRELALQVGESFKAYGRRVSIRCTVVYGGVNIAPQIDRLKRGIDILVATPGRLLDLAEHRSLDLSHIEFLVFDEADRMLDLGFKDEISQVLQQVPQKRRTMLFSATYTQEIRDLAKIMLDNPEFIEVEFSQKTPKAIEQQVHLVEQTNKRALLIHLIIQEGWTQALVFVRTKHGANKLTEKLAAKKISAAALHGNKSQSFRTRTLKEFKSGKIRILVATDVAARGLDITQLPQVVNYDMPGAAEDYIHRIGRTGRAGVRGMAISLVSLKEKPQLKAVEKLLGYKIPRKAVSGFTHGEAVPDFVLLRPNDETSERKADKKIKALVKERNAKKKSPGPKLEKGKPGKSKKMGTKKRQTQSGPTSTSPKKKDKESRSRRPAKKGRTRNRQR, via the coding sequence ATGTCATTTAATGAACTCGGCCTCAGGGCGGAACTGCTCAAAGCGGTTAAATCAAAGGGGTACAAGGCCCCAACCCCCATCCAGACCCGGGTGATTCCGGTGATATTAAACAACCGGGATGTCCTTGCCCGGGCCCAGACCGGCACCGGAAAAACAGATGCCTTTGCCCTTCCCCTGGTTGACCTGCTCAGCCGGGAACAGGTCAATAAACGGCATCCCAGGGTGCTGGTCCTGGCCCCGACCCGGGAACTGGCCCTGCAGGTGGGAGAGAGTTTTAAAGCCTATGGCAGGCGGGTCTCCATTCGATGCACAGTGGTCTACGGCGGGGTTAACATCGCTCCCCAGATTGACCGGCTCAAACGGGGAATTGATATTCTTGTGGCCACACCGGGACGGCTGCTGGATCTGGCAGAACACCGGTCTCTGGATCTGTCTCACATCGAATTTTTGGTCTTTGACGAGGCTGACAGGATGCTGGACCTAGGATTTAAGGATGAAATTTCCCAGGTACTCCAACAGGTGCCCCAAAAACGAAGAACCATGCTTTTTTCTGCCACCTATACCCAAGAGATCCGGGACCTGGCAAAGATCATGCTGGACAACCCTGAATTTATTGAGGTGGAGTTCAGTCAAAAAACCCCAAAGGCCATTGAGCAACAGGTTCACCTGGTGGAACAGACCAACAAACGGGCCCTGCTCATCCATCTGATTATCCAGGAGGGCTGGACCCAGGCCCTGGTCTTTGTCCGGACCAAACACGGGGCAAACAAGCTCACTGAGAAACTGGCCGCGAAAAAGATTTCAGCCGCAGCCCTCCACGGCAACAAAAGCCAGTCATTCAGGACCCGGACCCTGAAAGAGTTCAAATCCGGAAAAATCCGCATCCTTGTGGCCACGGATGTGGCGGCCAGGGGCCTTGATATCACCCAGCTGCCCCAGGTGGTCAATTATGACATGCCCGGAGCGGCTGAAGATTATATCCACCGCATCGGCCGTACCGGCAGGGCCGGCGTCAGGGGAATGGCCATCTCCCTTGTCAGTCTCAAGGAAAAACCCCAGCTAAAAGCCGTTGAAAAACTGCTGGGCTATAAAATTCCCAGAAAGGCGGTCAGCGGATTTACCCATGGAGAGGCCGTGCCCGATTTTGTTCTTTTGCGCCCCAACGATGAAACCAGCGAAAGAAAGGCGGACAAAAAAATCAAAGCCCTGGTTAAAGAGCGTAATGCCAAAAAAAAATCTCCCGGACCAAAATTGGAAAAGGGCAAGCCCGGAAAATCAAAAAAAATGGGGACGAAAAAACGCCAGACCCAATCCGGGCCCACGTCCACAAGCCCCAAAAAAAAGGATAAGGAATCCAGGTCCAGACGGCCCGCCAAAAAAGGCCGGACCAGAAACCGGCAAAGATAA
- a CDS encoding DUF1456 family protein produces the protein MTDNDILRRIRYTFDLGDSKMMAIFGLAGLKVTRAQVSDWLKKEDDPAYVECPDKTLAIFLNGLIIDKRGKKEGPQPEPETRLNNNIIFRKLRIALDLQADDIMEILARAGTAISKHELSAFFRKPGNRHFRTCKDQVLRKFLKGVQDTFRPKVWSAPAEDRTDSKG, from the coding sequence ATGACCGACAACGATATTTTACGGCGGATCCGCTACACCTTTGATCTTGGAGATTCTAAAATGATGGCAATTTTCGGCCTGGCAGGGCTTAAAGTCACCCGGGCCCAGGTCAGTGACTGGCTGAAAAAAGAGGATGATCCCGCCTATGTGGAATGCCCGGATAAAACACTGGCCATATTCCTCAACGGCCTGATCATTGACAAGCGGGGCAAAAAAGAGGGTCCCCAGCCTGAACCGGAAACCCGATTAAACAACAATATCATATTCAGGAAATTAAGAATCGCCCTGGATCTCCAGGCCGATGATATTATGGAAATCCTTGCCCGGGCAGGGACAGCGATCAGCAAGCATGAGTTGAGCGCTTTTTTTAGAAAACCGGGGAACCGGCATTTCAGAACCTGTAAAGACCAGGTGCTTCGTAAATTTTTAAAGGGTGTCCAGGATACCTTCCGTCCCAAGGTCTGGTCTGCCCCTGCCGAAGACCGGACAGATTCAAAAGGGTAA
- a CDS encoding TraR/DksA C4-type zinc finger protein translates to MHPDQKQEIHQAMVKKIKALKKSIKTFGHLSKPVSPDNAIGRLTRMEAISSKNINAASLAKSKLTLKALEKALESIEDPDFGLCLSCQEPIPHKRLIIMPETSLCVGCAEKLNSGQK, encoded by the coding sequence ATGCATCCAGACCAGAAACAAGAAATTCACCAGGCCATGGTTAAAAAGATCAAGGCCCTTAAAAAAAGCATTAAAACCTTTGGGCATTTGTCAAAGCCGGTATCACCGGACAATGCCATTGGCCGGCTGACCCGGATGGAGGCCATCAGCAGCAAAAATATCAATGCCGCCTCCCTTGCAAAATCAAAGCTCACCCTGAAAGCACTTGAAAAGGCCCTTGAATCCATTGAGGATCCTGATTTCGGCCTCTGCCTCAGTTGCCAGGAGCCCATTCCCCATAAACGGCTGATCATCATGCCAGAAACCTCTCTTTGCGTGGGGTGTGCAGAAAAACTCAATTCAGGACAAAAATAA
- a CDS encoding TusE/DsrC/DsvC family sulfur relay protein, which translates to MNLNANLPALDPEGFLVDMNEWTEEVACDLADREGVSHECPLNREQMDIIHFVRDYYQRFEAFPIIRAVCKHVGQDKACQYEQFPDPITAWKIAGLPRPTPEVLAKIKH; encoded by the coding sequence ATGAATTTAAATGCCAACCTGCCCGCCCTGGACCCGGAAGGATTTTTGGTGGATATGAACGAGTGGACCGAAGAGGTGGCCTGTGATTTGGCCGACCGGGAAGGAGTCTCCCACGAGTGCCCTTTGAACAGAGAACAAATGGACATTATACATTTTGTCAGAGATTATTATCAACGGTTTGAAGCCTTTCCCATTATCCGGGCCGTGTGCAAACATGTAGGGCAAGACAAGGCCTGCCAGTACGAACAATTTCCCGACCCCATTACGGCCTGGAAAATCGCAGGACTGCCCAGGCCCACCCCGGAAGTTTTGGCAAAGATAAAGCATTAA
- a CDS encoding IS4 family transposase has translation MTHISVPKKQLRSLNFDNFRCPLIKSLSKAPELQSRGDRPLKMTFEDQINALVYFHLQEHKSARHLIQDLKENVFAKENIAPDGGISRSSFCEAINHRGLEQLQFIFEDLYKQALECHPGEHAELGELVSIDGSLINAVLSMHWANYRKGSKKAKVHCGFDINHGIPNKIFLTEGNGAERTFVPKIVSKGQTGVMDRGYQSHKEFDLLQEQGKHFVCRIKTRTTRTIIDNHETPSDSYIFYDALVKLGTPNQNQTKRPVRVVGYKIAGVKYYVATDRHDLTAEQIATIYKLRWTIEDFFKWWKEHLKVYHLIARSEYGLMVQILGGLITYLLLAIHCQKQFNEKVTIKRVRQLRTAILNDLFGCEEQGSHSSNRDNIVKDQKIIEQAKT, from the coding sequence ATGACGCACATCTCAGTCCCTAAAAAACAACTACGGTCCCTGAACTTTGACAATTTCAGGTGCCCTCTGATAAAGTCACTTTCAAAAGCACCGGAATTACAATCTCGAGGAGACCGCCCTTTAAAAATGACATTCGAAGACCAGATAAATGCTTTGGTTTATTTCCATCTTCAGGAGCACAAGTCTGCCCGACATTTAATTCAGGATCTCAAGGAGAATGTTTTTGCTAAAGAAAATATTGCGCCAGACGGTGGTATCAGCCGTAGTAGTTTCTGTGAAGCCATCAATCACAGGGGACTCGAACAACTGCAATTTATCTTTGAGGATCTTTATAAACAGGCTCTTGAGTGTCATCCGGGTGAACACGCCGAGTTAGGAGAGTTGGTTTCCATTGACGGTAGTCTCATAAATGCAGTCCTTTCAATGCACTGGGCGAACTACAGAAAAGGAAGTAAAAAAGCCAAAGTACATTGCGGATTTGACATTAATCACGGAATCCCAAACAAAATCTTTTTGACTGAAGGCAACGGCGCTGAACGCACCTTTGTTCCCAAAATAGTTTCCAAGGGGCAAACAGGTGTTATGGATCGTGGATATCAATCCCATAAAGAATTTGACCTGCTTCAGGAGCAAGGCAAACATTTTGTCTGCCGTATAAAAACCAGGACAACAAGAACAATTATTGATAACCACGAGACCCCTTCCGACAGCTACATTTTTTATGATGCACTGGTTAAACTTGGTACTCCGAATCAAAACCAGACGAAAAGGCCTGTTCGGGTTGTTGGCTATAAAATTGCTGGCGTCAAATACTATGTGGCAACTGACAGGCATGATTTAACAGCGGAACAAATAGCAACAATTTATAAACTCCGGTGGACCATTGAGGATTTTTTCAAATGGTGGAAAGAACATCTGAAGGTATATCATCTCATTGCCCGCAGTGAATACGGCCTTATGGTTCAGATTCTTGGCGGCCTTATCACTTACCTGTTACTGGCAATCCATTGCCAAAAACAGTTTAATGAAAAGGTCACGATCAAAAGAGTTCGGCAGCTGCGAACCGCCATTCTAAATGACCTGTTTGGCTGCGAGGAGCAGGGCTCTCATAGTTCAAACAGGGACAATATTGTCAAAGATCAAAAAATTATTGAGCAAGCAAAAACCTAA